One genomic segment of Actinoplanes ianthinogenes includes these proteins:
- a CDS encoding putative Ig domain-containing protein, with protein sequence MVCLTTLLAGFIDVPAAEAATSPVVTNPGTQYSGISVATSLTVAGTGGTSPYTWTATGLPAGLTINAATGVISGTPTTAATYAAKVTATDSAKLAGSAAFSWTTGTAATVTNPGTRASVVNVAVNQAMTATGAKTPYVWSATGLPTGLAINSSTGAITGTPTAAGTFTTKVTATDAAKIPGFTTFTWSVAAAALAVTNPGTRQATTGQPATLTLAATGGTSPYTWAATGLPAGLTLNATSGVVSGTPTTAGTSSVTVTATDSAGRTATATFSWVTAVPPAVTNPGAQNATVGTAFSKTLAATGGTSPYTWTATGLPAGLAISSAGVVSGTPTTAGTSTVTATATDAAKRTGTATFTVTVAAQPAVTNPGTQQATVGKAGTLTLAGTGGTTPYTWTATGLPAGLTISSAGVVSGTATTAGTSTVTVTLTDAGGRTATASFSWVTANAPAITNPGTQNGTTGVAVSKTLAATGGTSPYTWTATGLPAGLTISSAGVVSGTPTTAGSSTVAVTVTDATGRASSLSFTWAVATPLVATKPSAQNGTTGVAGTLTLAGTGGTSPYTWTATGLPAGLSVSTAGVVSGTPTTAGTATVTATVTDAAGRTSAVSFTWTVATPLVATNPGNQSATTGVAGTLTLTGTGGTAPYAWTATGLPTGMTVSSAGVVSGTPAVAGDYPVTATVTDAAQRSSTVTFALTVKGPVVVTSPGAQNSVTGAAVDLTLAATGGSGVYTWSALGLPDGLSISAAGVVSGTLTAPATWTVTLTATDNGGRSDKVTFDWNVSAPIVVTGPRTQTGIEKQAASATFAATGGGGTYTWSATGLPGGLTIDAASGAISGTVTGSGVYQPVIRATDAAGRTGTLPVRWDVLAAVASAPIMDAGSVGTVNSALDAGTNGVAVIGSYAYVTKGLQLLQLDKSTGASTVVAGAAEYGCVDGTAGSQARFNANSIPVQVVGSDGRFVYLLDSCGLRRVDPASGATTTLVSQGTFTGYARFGAIAGKWLYLYDNAYLWRYDLITGGTPTQVNITMGNRTTAAIAADDSYAYLWTGEGSLWKVNVSTGAGSVLTSGLTVTGAPTAMLSVGDYVYASFANVLSPARGTTVLRISKSTGATLLVSPSATDTTGLSGVTGMASDGTKLYLADRGSDGSWLKTLTSATPKAPAAVATAPVMDAGSIGTVTGALDSGSNGVAVIGSYAYVNKGLQLLQISKATGASTVLAGTAEYGCVDGSTGAQVRFNANSIPLQVIGSDGRFVYLLDSCGVRRIDPANGATTTVISQGTFTGYARFGAIAGKWLYLYDNAYLWRYDLTGGTKPTQVNITMGNRTTAAIAADDTYAYLWTGEGTLWKVAADNTTGTGTAVVTGLTVTGAPTAMLSVGDYLYASFANVLSPARGTTVLRISKSTGATLLVSPSATDTTGLSGITGMASDGTKLYLADRGSDGSWLKTLTSATAKAPAAVATAPVMDAGSIGTVTSALDSGSNGVAVIGSYAYVNKGLQLLQVNKSTGASSVLAGAAEYGCVDGSTGGQVRFNANSIPLQVIGSDGRFVYLLDSCGVRRIDPANGATTTVISQGTFTGYARFGAIAGKWLYLYDNAYLWRYDLTGGTKPTQVNITMGNRTTAAIAADDSYAYLWTGEGSLWKVNASTGAGSVLTSGLTVTGAPTAMLSVGDYVYASFANVLSPARGTTVLRISKSTGATLLVSPSATDTTGLSGVTGMASDGTRLYLADRGSDGSWLKTLTSATPKAPAAVATAPVMDAGSIGTVPGALDAATNGVAVIGSYAYVNKGLQLLQVNKSTGASSVLAGAAEYGCVDGSTGGQVRFNANSIPLQVIGSDGRFVYLLDSCGVRRIDPANGATTTVISQGTFTGYARFGAIAGKWLYLYDNAYLWRYDLTGGTKPTQVNITMGNRTTAAIAADDSYAYLWTGEGSLWKVNASTGAGSVLTSGLTVTGAPTAMLSVGDYVYASFANVLSPARGTTVLRISKSTGTTLLVSPSATDTTGLSGVTGMASDGTRLFLADRGSDGSWLKTLTSATPKAPAAVATAPIMNAGVVTTVAGGFNYGSNGVALLGSFAYMTKGLQLMQVNKGTGTGTAIAGAAEYGCVDGSTGAQVRFNANSIPLQVIGSDGRFVYLLDSCGVRRIDPANGATTTVISQGTFTGYARFGAIAGKWLYLYDNAYLWRYDLTGGTKPTQVNITMGNRTTAAIAADDTYAYLWTGDGYLWKVNADTGAGTVMATGTGSAPSAMLSVGDYVYAAFTSYPSYRGVTLQRAGKSSGVVELVAGNMSSAPADGLYYDAGFAGITGLASDGTRLYVADSNSSGGWLRVIKKGKRPVDPGGPTLPGETTGGGNPAECIPCSQQHGDPVNTDTGALTEPATDLTVADRAGSLEMSRTYSSAGAGVNSVVGYGWAWPYGVTAQQNTGSSGTGTSGTGTDVIGTLVVRQENGSTATFSAKSTGSFAGAPRLQATAVKNADGTLTFARQNLTTMVFSAAGQLLRQVDVNGQTVSNTYDSAGRPTEITGDSGRKLRFTYDAAGYLASVTSPAGATVTYTHDADGNLTSVTDPTGAVTSYGYGAKHLLTKITNPAGGVTTNVYDESGRVIKQTDPLGRVITFGYVDGDEIGTSTVTITAGNGAKIVEQYLDGQLRSQTKAAGTADAATTTWDYDPNTGQPVMVTAPDGSTETYAYDSAGHRTSRTDALGRTTTWTYDAQGNELTATDPAGHTSSATYDTHGNQLTATDAAGGVRRWTYNADSTLDSETAADGTVIRYTYDAAGNRTGVTGPSRHTTTYGYNADGKVTSVTGPTGGVTTTALDGASRITKVVDPAGGVSRFAYDGSGRRTSETDAEGDVTTRGYDLAGQPVKVTDANGNSTTSAYDEAGQLTAATDQAGHTTRYEYDLRGNRVAEVDPLGRRTTYRYDLADRLLSTTLPSGATTSTTYDAAGEPVKSVDAKGKATTYTYDALGQMTATTDADGRTSVRTYTATGQPETATNPDGSTQRYTYDAAGHVLTFTDADGNKTAYTYDSAGREATRTAPGNLVTRYTYATDGSPDWVTTQPDGTTVTRTYNSAGRLARVDYSDPATADITFTYDAAGRRRTMTDGTGTTTYAYDAFGRLTATTDGAGNRVGLTYDAAGQLTGVTYPGGKTVTYTRDDAGQLTAATDWTGATTRFGWTADGQVATQTTPNGVVSTTTYDPNEQATDITVRKDGAVLGSYGYLYDDAGQIIGDRAGTEQHDYTYSGTAQLASTSTTAGTGSWADGAYTTTPGGALTGLPDGTKLAYNAAQQLTQGTGPGGAETAYTYDGNGNRLTGGAASYRYTSASSLAQVTTAAGTQVGYTTNGSGLRQTRTVGGTTERFVWAALDDLPVLLDDGTHLYLYGPGSTPYAQVSRDGTVEYLHQDRLGSVRLITGSTGAVVGTTTFDPYGNRTVHTGTADSRIGYTGNWTDPVTGLVYLRARDYDPATGQFVSVDPLVDVTRQPYSYVENNPLLMADPTGLCGFWCHVGTGTGIAVVVVAAAAVACAIAEPCGAIALGGLAVGEGLALAGGVAVSGAAIEAGAGAIALGAGAGAISGLWESRGSQWRDHDGDANDCPQRRGTKGKSHRGGKKSDRDNWFGYDKDREFVKWVHRVGKKAENGGDDIDTIEDMKRIFDRWVQLGKPKVK encoded by the coding sequence ATGGTCTGTCTGACGACGTTGCTGGCCGGATTCATCGACGTTCCGGCGGCCGAGGCGGCCACCTCGCCGGTGGTCACCAATCCCGGCACGCAGTACAGCGGCATCAGTGTCGCCACCAGCCTGACGGTGGCCGGCACGGGCGGTACGAGCCCGTACACCTGGACCGCCACCGGGCTGCCCGCCGGCCTGACGATCAACGCCGCCACCGGCGTCATCTCCGGCACGCCGACAACCGCCGCGACGTACGCGGCGAAGGTGACCGCCACCGACTCGGCGAAGCTGGCCGGTAGTGCCGCGTTCAGCTGGACCACCGGGACCGCCGCGACGGTGACCAATCCCGGCACCCGGGCCTCGGTCGTCAACGTCGCCGTCAATCAGGCGATGACCGCCACCGGAGCCAAGACTCCGTACGTCTGGTCCGCGACCGGGCTGCCGACCGGCCTGGCGATCAACTCGTCGACCGGCGCGATCACCGGCACACCGACCGCCGCCGGCACCTTCACCACGAAGGTGACCGCGACCGACGCCGCCAAGATTCCCGGCTTCACCACGTTCACCTGGAGCGTCGCGGCCGCCGCGCTCGCCGTGACCAATCCCGGCACCCGGCAGGCCACCACCGGCCAGCCGGCCACGCTCACCCTGGCCGCGACCGGCGGCACCAGCCCGTACACGTGGGCGGCCACCGGGTTGCCGGCCGGGCTGACGCTCAACGCCACCAGCGGTGTGGTCTCCGGAACCCCCACCACGGCCGGCACCAGCAGCGTCACGGTGACCGCGACCGACTCCGCCGGCCGCACCGCGACCGCCACGTTCAGCTGGGTCACCGCCGTACCGCCCGCGGTGACCAACCCCGGCGCCCAGAACGCCACCGTCGGCACCGCGTTCTCCAAGACGCTGGCGGCGACCGGCGGGACCAGCCCGTACACGTGGACGGCGACCGGCCTTCCGGCCGGGCTGGCGATCAGCAGCGCGGGCGTCGTCTCCGGCACGCCGACCACGGCCGGGACCTCCACCGTGACGGCCACCGCCACCGACGCCGCGAAGCGCACCGGCACCGCCACGTTCACCGTCACCGTCGCCGCCCAACCGGCCGTCACCAACCCCGGCACGCAGCAGGCCACCGTCGGCAAGGCCGGCACGCTCACGCTGGCCGGCACCGGTGGCACGACGCCTTACACGTGGACGGCGACCGGCCTTCCCGCCGGGCTGACGATCAGCAGCGCCGGCGTCGTCTCCGGCACCGCGACCACGGCGGGGACCTCCACCGTGACGGTCACCCTCACCGACGCCGGTGGCCGTACGGCCACGGCGAGCTTCAGCTGGGTCACCGCGAACGCGCCGGCGATCACCAACCCCGGCACGCAGAACGGCACCACCGGCGTCGCCGTCTCCAAGACGCTGGCGGCCACCGGCGGGACCAGCCCGTACACGTGGACGGCGACCGGCCTTCCCGCCGGGCTGACCATCAGCAGCGCCGGCGTGGTCTCCGGCACCCCCACGACCGCGGGCAGCTCCACCGTCGCGGTCACCGTCACCGACGCCACCGGGCGCGCCTCCAGCCTGAGCTTCACCTGGGCCGTCGCGACCCCGCTGGTCGCGACGAAGCCGAGTGCGCAGAACGGGACGACCGGCGTCGCCGGCACCCTCACCCTGGCCGGTACCGGTGGCACGTCGCCGTACACCTGGACCGCGACCGGTCTGCCCGCCGGGCTCAGCGTCAGCACCGCCGGTGTCGTCTCCGGCACCCCCACCACGGCCGGCACCGCCACGGTGACCGCGACCGTCACCGACGCGGCCGGACGCACCAGCGCCGTCAGCTTCACCTGGACCGTCGCCACGCCGCTGGTGGCCACCAACCCCGGCAACCAGAGCGCCACCACCGGCGTCGCCGGCACCCTCACCCTGACCGGTACCGGCGGCACCGCGCCGTACGCCTGGACCGCGACCGGCCTGCCCACCGGCATGACCGTCAGCAGTGCCGGCGTCGTCTCCGGCACCCCGGCCGTGGCCGGTGACTACCCGGTCACCGCCACCGTGACCGACGCCGCGCAGCGCAGCAGCACCGTCACGTTCGCCCTGACCGTCAAGGGCCCGGTCGTCGTGACCAGCCCGGGCGCCCAGAACAGCGTCACCGGTGCCGCCGTCGACCTCACCCTGGCCGCCACCGGCGGCAGCGGGGTTTACACCTGGTCCGCGCTCGGCCTCCCCGACGGGCTGAGCATCAGCGCCGCCGGCGTCGTCTCGGGCACCCTCACCGCCCCGGCCACCTGGACGGTCACCCTGACCGCCACCGACAACGGTGGCCGCAGCGACAAGGTGACCTTCGACTGGAACGTCAGCGCGCCGATCGTCGTGACCGGTCCGCGCACCCAGACCGGCATCGAGAAGCAGGCCGCGAGCGCGACCTTCGCCGCGACCGGTGGCGGCGGGACCTACACCTGGAGCGCGACCGGCCTGCCCGGTGGCCTGACCATCGACGCGGCCAGCGGCGCGATCAGCGGCACCGTGACCGGATCCGGCGTCTACCAGCCGGTGATCAGGGCGACCGACGCCGCCGGCCGCACCGGCACCCTGCCGGTGCGCTGGGACGTCCTCGCCGCGGTCGCCTCGGCTCCGATCATGGACGCCGGTTCGGTCGGCACCGTCAACTCCGCACTGGACGCCGGCACCAACGGCGTCGCGGTGATCGGCTCGTACGCCTATGTCACCAAGGGCCTGCAACTGCTCCAGCTCGACAAGAGCACCGGGGCGAGCACGGTCGTGGCGGGCGCGGCCGAGTACGGCTGCGTCGACGGGACCGCGGGCAGCCAGGCGCGATTCAACGCGAACAGCATCCCGGTCCAGGTGGTCGGGTCCGACGGCCGGTTCGTCTATCTGCTCGACTCCTGCGGTCTTCGCCGCGTGGACCCCGCGAGCGGCGCCACCACCACCCTGGTCAGCCAGGGCACCTTCACCGGCTACGCGCGGTTCGGCGCGATCGCCGGCAAGTGGCTCTACCTGTATGACAACGCCTACCTGTGGCGCTACGACCTGATCACCGGCGGTACGCCGACCCAGGTGAACATCACGATGGGCAACCGGACGACCGCGGCGATCGCGGCCGACGACAGCTACGCCTACCTGTGGACGGGTGAGGGCAGCCTGTGGAAGGTCAACGTTTCCACCGGTGCCGGTTCCGTGCTCACCTCCGGTTTGACGGTGACGGGTGCGCCGACGGCGATGCTGTCGGTCGGCGACTACGTGTACGCGTCGTTCGCCAACGTGCTGAGCCCGGCTCGTGGCACCACGGTGTTGCGGATCAGCAAGAGCACCGGCGCGACCCTGCTGGTGTCGCCGTCGGCTACTGACACCACCGGCCTGTCCGGCGTCACGGGTATGGCCAGCGACGGGACCAAGCTCTACCTGGCCGACCGTGGCAGTGATGGTTCGTGGCTCAAGACGCTGACGTCAGCCACCCCGAAGGCTCCCGCTGCCGTCGCCACCGCTCCGGTGATGGACGCCGGCTCGATCGGCACGGTTACCGGCGCTCTGGACAGTGGGAGCAACGGCGTCGCGGTGATCGGTTCGTACGCGTACGTCAACAAGGGTCTGCAGCTTCTGCAGATCAGCAAGGCGACCGGGGCGAGCACGGTCCTGGCCGGCACGGCCGAGTACGGCTGTGTCGACGGGTCGACCGGTGCGCAGGTGCGGTTCAACGCGAACAGCATCCCGCTCCAGGTGATCGGTTCCGACGGCCGGTTCGTGTACCTGCTCGACTCCTGTGGCGTGCGGCGGATCGATCCGGCCAACGGCGCGACCACGACCGTGATCAGCCAGGGCACCTTCACCGGTTACGCGCGGTTCGGTGCGATCGCGGGCAAGTGGTTGTACCTGTACGACAACGCCTACCTGTGGCGTTACGACCTGACCGGTGGCACGAAGCCGACCCAGGTGAACATCACGATGGGCAACCGGACGACCGCGGCGATCGCGGCCGACGACACCTACGCCTACCTGTGGACCGGCGAGGGCACCCTGTGGAAGGTCGCCGCGGACAACACCACGGGCACCGGCACGGCCGTCGTCACCGGACTGACGGTGACGGGTGCGCCGACAGCGATGCTGTCGGTCGGCGACTACCTGTACGCGTCGTTCGCCAACGTGCTGAGCCCGGCCCGTGGCACCACGGTGCTGCGGATCAGCAAGAGCACGGGCGCGACCCTGCTCGTGTCGCCGTCGGCCACTGACACCACCGGCCTGTCCGGTATCACCGGTATGGCCAGCGATGGCACCAAGCTCTACCTGGCCGACCGTGGCAGTGATGGTTCGTGGCTCAAGACGCTGACGTCGGCAACCGCGAAAGCTCCGGCCGCCGTCGCCACCGCACCGGTGATGGACGCCGGCTCGATCGGCACCGTCACGTCCGCTCTGGACAGTGGCAGCAACGGCGTCGCGGTGATCGGTTCGTACGCGTATGTCAACAAGGGTCTGCAACTGTTGCAGGTCAACAAGAGCACCGGCGCCTCCTCGGTGCTCGCCGGTGCGGCCGAGTACGGCTGCGTGGACGGGTCGACCGGTGGGCAGGTGCGGTTCAACGCGAACAGCATCCCGCTCCAGGTGATCGGGTCCGACGGCCGGTTCGTCTACCTGCTCGACTCGTGTGGTGTGCGGCGGATCGACCCGGCCAACGGCGCCACGACGACCGTGATCAGCCAGGGCACCTTCACCGGTTACGCGCGGTTCGGCGCGATCGCCGGCAAGTGGCTCTACCTCTATGACAACGCCTACCTGTGGCGCTACGACCTGACCGGTGGCACCAAGCCGACCCAGGTGAACATCACGATGGGCAACCGGACGACCGCGGCGATCGCGGCCGACGACAGCTACGCCTATCTGTGGACGGGTGAGGGCAGCCTGTGGAAGGTCAACGCTTCCACCGGTGCCGGTTCGGTCCTGACGTCCGGTTTGACCGTGACGGGTGCGCCGACGGCGATGCTGTCGGTCGGCGACTACGTGTACGCGTCGTTCGCCAACGTGCTGAGCCCGGCTCGTGGCACCACGGTGCTGCGGATCAGCAAGAGCACCGGCGCGACCCTGCTGGTCTCGCCGTCGGCTACTGACACCACCGGCCTGTCCGGCGTCACCGGCATGGCCAGCGACGGCACCAGGCTCTACCTGGCCGACCGTGGCAGTGACGGTTCCTGGCTCAAGACGCTGACGTCAGCCACCCCGAAGGCTCCCGCTGCCGTAGCGACCGCGCCGGTGATGGACGCCGGCTCGATCGGCACGGTGCCCGGGGCGCTGGACGCCGCCACCAACGGCGTCGCGGTGATCGGTTCATACGCGTACGTCAACAAGGGCCTGCAACTGCTGCAGGTCAACAAGAGCACCGGCGCCTCCTCGGTGCTCGCCGGTGCGGCCGAGTACGGCTGTGTCGACGGGTCGACCGGCGGGCAGGTGCGGTTCAACGCGAACAGCATCCCGCTCCAGGTGATCGGGTCGGACGGCCGGTTCGTCTACCTGCTCGACTCGTGTGGCGTGCGCCGGATCGACCCGGCCAACGGCGCCACGACGACCGTGATCAGCCAGGGCACCTTCACCGGCTACGCCCGGTTCGGCGCGATCGCGGGCAAGTGGTTGTACCTGTATGACAACGCCTACCTGTGGCGCTACGACCTGACCGGTGGCACCAAGCCGACTCAGGTGAACATCACGATGGGCAATCGGACGACCGCGGCGATCGCGGCCGACGACAGCTACGCCTATCTGTGGACGGGTGAGGGCAGCCTGTGGAAGGTCAATGCTTCCACCGGTGCTGGTTCGGTTCTGACGTCCGGTTTGACGGTGACGGGTGCGCCGACGGCGATGCTGTCGGTCGGTGATTACGTGTACGCGTCGTTCGCCAACGTGCTGAGCCCGGCTCGTGGCACGACGGTGCTGCGGATCAGCAAGAGCACCGGTACCACGCTGCTCGTGTCGCCGTCGGCCACTGACACCACCGGCCTGTCCGGCGTCACGGGTATGGCCAGCGATGGCACCAGGCTCTTCCTCGCCGACCGTGGCAGTGATGGTTCGTGGCTCAAGACGCTGACGTCAGCCACCCCGAAGGCTCCCGCCGCCGTCGCCACCGCGCCGATCATGAACGCGGGCGTGGTGACCACCGTCGCGGGCGGGTTCAACTACGGCAGCAACGGTGTCGCGCTTCTCGGCTCCTTCGCCTACATGACCAAGGGCTTGCAGCTCATGCAGGTCAACAAGGGCACCGGCACCGGAACCGCGATCGCCGGCGCGGCCGAGTACGGCTGCGTGGACGGGTCGACCGGCGCGCAGGTGCGGTTCAACGCGAACAGCATCCCGCTCCAGGTGATCGGGTCGGACGGCCGGTTCGTCTACCTGCTCGACTCGTGTGGCGTGCGCCGGATCGATCCGGCCAACGGCGCCACGACGACCGTGATCAGCCAGGGCACCTTCACCGGCTACGCCCGGTTCGGCGCGATCGCCGGCAAATGGCTCTACCTCTATGACAACGCCTACCTGTGGCGCTACGACCTGACCGGTGGCACCAAGCCGACCCAGGTGAACATCACGATGGGCAACCGGACGACCGCGGCGATCGCGGCCGACGACACCTACGCCTACCTGTGGACCGGGGACGGCTACCTGTGGAAGGTCAACGCCGACACCGGGGCGGGGACCGTCATGGCCACCGGCACCGGCAGCGCGCCGTCCGCCATGCTCTCCGTCGGTGACTACGTCTACGCGGCGTTCACCAGCTACCCGTCCTACCGCGGCGTCACGCTGCAGCGGGCCGGCAAGTCGAGCGGCGTCGTCGAACTCGTCGCCGGCAACATGTCGTCCGCACCGGCGGACGGCCTCTACTACGACGCGGGTTTCGCCGGCATCACCGGCCTGGCCAGCGACGGCACCCGGCTCTACGTCGCCGACAGCAACAGCTCCGGCGGCTGGCTCCGCGTGATCAAGAAGGGCAAGCGTCCGGTCGACCCGGGCGGCCCGACCCTGCCCGGTGAGACGACGGGTGGCGGCAACCCGGCCGAGTGCATCCCCTGCTCCCAGCAGCACGGCGACCCGGTGAACACGGACACGGGCGCGCTGACCGAGCCGGCCACCGACCTCACGGTGGCCGACCGCGCCGGCTCGCTGGAGATGTCCCGGACGTACAGCTCGGCCGGGGCGGGCGTCAACTCCGTCGTCGGCTACGGCTGGGCCTGGCCGTACGGCGTCACCGCCCAGCAGAACACCGGCTCGTCCGGCACCGGCACGTCCGGCACCGGCACGGACGTCATCGGCACCCTGGTCGTGCGGCAGGAGAACGGCAGCACGGCCACCTTCTCCGCCAAGTCCACCGGTAGCTTCGCGGGCGCGCCCCGGCTGCAGGCGACCGCGGTCAAGAACGCCGACGGCACGCTCACCTTCGCCCGGCAGAACCTCACCACCATGGTGTTCAGCGCCGCCGGCCAGCTGCTGCGGCAGGTGGACGTCAACGGCCAGACGGTGAGCAACACGTACGACAGTGCCGGCCGGCCCACCGAGATCACCGGTGACTCCGGGCGCAAGCTCAGGTTCACCTACGACGCGGCCGGTTACCTCGCGTCGGTGACCAGCCCGGCGGGCGCCACCGTCACCTACACGCACGACGCCGACGGCAACCTGACGTCAGTGACCGACCCGACCGGCGCGGTCACCAGCTACGGCTACGGCGCCAAGCACCTGCTCACGAAGATCACCAACCCGGCGGGCGGGGTGACGACCAACGTCTACGACGAGTCGGGCCGCGTCATCAAGCAGACGGACCCGCTCGGCCGGGTGATCACGTTCGGTTATGTCGACGGCGACGAGATCGGCACCTCCACGGTCACCATCACCGCCGGGAACGGCGCCAAGATCGTCGAGCAGTACCTCGACGGGCAGCTGCGGTCGCAGACCAAGGCCGCCGGGACCGCCGACGCCGCCACCACCACCTGGGACTACGACCCGAACACCGGACAGCCGGTGATGGTCACCGCCCCGGACGGCTCGACCGAGACCTACGCCTACGACAGCGCCGGGCACCGTACGTCGCGGACCGACGCGCTGGGCCGGACCACGACGTGGACCTACGACGCCCAGGGCAACGAGCTCACCGCCACCGACCCGGCCGGACACACCAGCAGCGCCACCTACGACACGCACGGTAACCAGCTCACCGCGACCGACGCGGCCGGCGGCGTGCGGCGGTGGACGTACAACGCGGACAGCACGCTGGACTCGGAGACGGCTGCTGACGGCACGGTCATCCGGTACACGTACGACGCGGCCGGCAACCGGACCGGTGTCACCGGCCCGAGCCGGCACACCACGACGTACGGCTACAACGCGGACGGCAAGGTCACCAGTGTGACCGGCCCGACCGGCGGGGTCACCACGACGGCCCTGGACGGCGCGAGCCGGATCACCAAGGTGGTCGACCCGGCGGGCGGGGTCAGCCGGTTCGCCTACGACGGGTCCGGCCGCCGCACCTCGGAGACCGACGCCGAGGGCGACGTCACCACCCGCGGCTACGACCTGGCCGGCCAGCCGGTCAAGGTCACCGACGCCAACGGCAACAGCACCACTTCGGCGTACGACGAGGCGGGCCAGTTGACGGCCGCCACCGACCAGGCCGGGCACACCACCCGGTACGAGTACGACCTGCGCGGCAACCGGGTCGCCGAGGTCGACCCGCTCGGCCGGCGCACCACCTACCGCTACGACCTCGCGGACCGGCTGCTCTCGACCACTCTGCCGTCCGGTGCCACGACGAGCACCACGTACGACGCCGCCGGGGAACCGGTCAAGTCCGTGGACGCGAAGGGCAAGGCGACCACCTACACCTACGACGCCCTCGGGCAGATGACGGCGACCACCGACGCCGACGGCCGGACCAGCGTGCGGACCTACACCGCCACCGGCCAGCCGGAGACCGCCACCAACCCGGACGGCAGCACCCAGCGGTACACCTACGACGCCGCCGGGCACGTGCTCACCTTCACCGACGCCGACGGCAACAAGACGGCGTACACCTACGACTCGGCCGGGCGGGAAGCCACCCGGACGGCCCCGGGCAACCTGGTGACCCGGTACACGTACGCCACCGACGGCTCCCCGGACTGGGTCACCACCCAGCCGGACGGGACGACGGTCACCCGCACCTACAACTCCGCCGGGCGTCTGGCCCGCGTCGACTACAGCGACCCGGCCACGGCGGACATCACCTTCACCTACGACGCGGCGGGCCGGCGGCGCACGATGACCGACGGGACCGGGACCACCACGTACGCGTACGACGCGTTCGGGCGACTGACCGCGACCACCGACGGCGCGGGCAACCGGGTCGGCCTGACGTACGACGCGGCGGGGCAGCTCACCGGTGTGACGTACCCGGGCGGCAAGACGGTCACCTACACCCGCGACGACGCGGGTCAGCTGACCGCCGCCACCGACTGGACCGGGGCCACCACGCGCTTCGGCTGGACCGCCGACGGCCAGGTGGCGACCCAGACCACGCCGAACGGCGTCGTCAGCACCACTACGTACGACCCGAACGAGCAGGCGACCGACATCACCGTGCGCAAGGACGGCGCGGTCCTCGGCTCGTACGGCTACCTCTACGACGACGCGGGCCAGATCATCGGTGATCGGGCCGGCACGGAGCAGCACGACTACACCTACTCGGGAACGGCTCAGCTGGCCTCGACGAGTACCACCGCCGGCACCGGTTCCTGGGCCGACGGCGCGTACACCACCACGCCGGGCGGTGCGCTCACCGGGCTGCCGGACGGGACGAAGCTGGCGTACAACGCGGCCCAGCAGCTGACCCAGGGCACCGGCCCGGGCGGGGCCGAGACGGCGTACACGTACGACGGGAACGGCAACCGGCTCACCGGCGGCGCCGCGTCCTACCGGTACACCAGCGCGAGCAGCCTGGCCCAGGTCACCACCGCGGCGGGCACCCAGGTCGGCTACACCACCAACGGCAGCGGCCTGCGGCAGACCCGGACGGTGGGCGGCACCACGGAACGCTTCGTCTGGGCGGCGCTCGACGACCTTCCGGTGCTGCTCGACGACGGCACCCACCTGTACCTGTACGGCCCGGGCAGTACGCCGTACGCCCAGGTCAGCCGCGACGGCACGGTGGAGTACCTGCACCAGGACCGGCTCGGCTCGGTCCGGCTGATCACCGGCAGCACCGGCGCTGTCGTCGGCACCACCACGTTCGACCCGTACGGCAACCGGACCGTGCACACCGGCACGGCGGACAGCCGGATCGGCTACACCGGCAACTGGACCGACCCGGTCACCGGGCTGGTCTACCTCCGGGCCCGCGACTACGACCCGGCCACCGGCCAGTTCGTCAGCGTGGATCCGCTGGTGGACGTCACCCGGCAGCCGTACTCCTACGTCGAGAACAACCCGCTGCTGATGGCGGACCCGACCGGTCTGTGCGGATTCTGGTGCCACGTCGGCACCGGCACCGGCATCGCCGTGGTGGTCGTGGCGGCGGCCGCGGTGGCCTGCGCCATCGCCGAGCCGTGCGGCGCGATCGCGCTGGGTGGCCTGGCGGTCGGCGAGGGGCTGGCTCTGGCCGGCGGTGTCGCGGTGTCCGGTGCGGCGATCGAGGCGGGCGCGGGAGCGATCGCGCTCGGTGCGGGAGCCGGTGCGATCAGCGGCCTCTGGGAGTCCCGGGGCTCGCAGTGGCGGGACCACGACGGAGACGCCAACGACTGCCCGCAGCGCCGCGGCACCAAGGGCAAGTCACACCGTGGTGGCAAGAAGAGCGACCGGGACAACTGGTTCGGTTATGACAAGGACCGGGAGTTCGTCAAATGGGTTCATCGCGTCGGTAAGAAGGCTGAGAATGGCGGCGACGACATCGACACCATCGAGGACATGAAGCGGATCTTCGACCGCTGGGTCCAGCTGGGGAAGCCGAAGGTGAAATGA